One window of the Thermodesulfomicrobium sp. WS genome contains the following:
- a CDS encoding type III-B CRISPR module-associated Cmr3 family protein, with amino-acid sequence MTASSLFLEPLDVLFLRGNKLFGDPGSFGEALVPPWPSVAAGAIRSRMLADAGIDVMTFSRGDFCHPTLGTPQKPGSFTVTAFHLARRLQDGRVELLMAPPADLVITAGANGAPEPHTLIPQALFQRKTGTSSLEGTAPILSSASLPYLPVLAQPLRRKPLSGYWLTQTGWTAYLNGKALSSKHLLHSRCLWSIDLRIGVGISDTTGSAAEGRLFSAQAVAFRKRFHSGTASQEETFDTGFVITVQGATPPQKGLVRLGGDGRAAAIEPTTIPCPAPDPSGFVQNQRCRMVLTSPGIFAHGWLPTGAQPDTLRTDGAVRFELHGVSGWIVAAAVPRAETVSGWDLARRHPKPAQRAAAAGSVYWMELDSTTTAAALQELVEHGLWKDPCEDDTRRAEGFNRFVFAVF; translated from the coding sequence ATGACCGCATCTTCTCTTTTCCTGGAACCCCTGGATGTCCTTTTCCTGCGCGGGAACAAACTCTTCGGTGATCCCGGAAGCTTCGGCGAAGCCCTGGTTCCACCGTGGCCGTCCGTTGCCGCCGGGGCGATCAGAAGCCGCATGCTCGCCGACGCAGGCATCGACGTCATGACATTTTCCCGAGGAGACTTCTGCCACCCAACGCTCGGGACGCCCCAAAAACCCGGCTCGTTCACCGTGACTGCATTCCACTTGGCGCGCCGTCTCCAAGACGGACGCGTCGAACTGCTCATGGCACCCCCTGCCGACCTCGTGATCACCGCAGGCGCAAATGGCGCGCCAGAGCCCCATACCCTGATCCCCCAAGCACTTTTCCAAAGGAAAACTGGGACTTCGTCCCTCGAAGGCACAGCGCCAATCCTCTCTTCTGCCTCTCTTCCATATCTCCCGGTGCTGGCCCAACCCCTTCGCCGCAAACCACTCTCCGGGTACTGGCTGACACAAACAGGATGGACGGCCTACCTCAACGGCAAGGCGCTTTCCTCAAAGCATCTCCTCCACTCTCGCTGTCTTTGGAGCATCGATCTACGCATCGGTGTGGGCATCAGTGACACCACGGGGAGCGCCGCAGAAGGTCGGCTTTTCTCCGCGCAGGCGGTCGCTTTCCGCAAACGCTTCCACAGCGGCACGGCATCTCAAGAAGAAACCTTCGACACCGGCTTTGTGATCACCGTGCAGGGGGCGACTCCGCCGCAAAAAGGCCTCGTCCGCCTTGGAGGTGATGGCCGCGCCGCTGCCATCGAACCGACGACTATTCCCTGCCCCGCCCCTGACCCCTCTGGCTTTGTCCAAAACCAGCGATGCCGGATGGTGCTCACGTCCCCAGGCATCTTTGCGCATGGCTGGCTCCCCACCGGCGCCCAACCGGACACCCTGCGCACCGACGGCGCCGTACGTTTCGAGCTCCACGGTGTTTCCGGCTGGATCGTTGCCGCTGCTGTCCCCAGGGCCGAGACCGTCTCGGGATGGGATTTGGCCCGCAGACACCCCAAACCGGCGCAGCGCGCCGCCGCAGCAGGCAGTGTCTATTGGATGGAACTTGACTCCACCACCACTGCTGCAGCCCTGCAAGAGCTCGTGGAGCACGGCCTCTGGAAAGATCCTTGCGAGGACGACACCCGCCGCGCCGAAGGATTCAACCGCTTCGTGTTCGCAGTGTTCTAA
- the cas10 gene encoding type III-B CRISPR-associated protein Cas10/Cmr2, producing MNTARLWQTKLAARLHDPAEKALVLLRDPEGHENGTSRALRRLMGLEQLGSQIDPDNDEVLAKILFPQSLASDIYRQIQRADWWAAAADRPQWPMEERTVTTKSGTQRTFPVANWAQVRWTTAPILIHPLTGEEIDLHALHDTDVSDIKERAFRHFAALAKAIGERKDEDAWRATLLAFWRFGPELSEDADNGKMGALWPLLPADTRVPDHSIWEHLDLTSAFAGAFAADPQDDAALLALSIGPVQSFIASARKLDDLWAGSHLLSRLAWETMRPVAEALGPDAFLFPRLRGIALVDLWLRDAMGLPAQLFEQCEWQRGASDSNPLFAAALPNRFVALVPASRARELAEACRESARQWIQDRGQETVRRLLTTAGLEDDPFCPAYAQMREQLSSFPEVYWAAVPFSLIRCRDHTKQRDLDLTNLQSAMAPFFGEDSGRPCGFLNTAAWKVLSQAIEVTSNGQQVRFFHPNPGVLYPAVYDLAERVLAAAKTARPFDQKPQTGWRESLCGDVEWLTTDRTHLALPPGQRTDTLWTRIAHKRPAWARQGEHLGGLAALKRLWPTLFTQEVEQALGNKNIFRYSVSTHAMALARQLDVWLENDANTSAAAIPEIKVDPVVLPRGMVLRHSKRHPEALQKARILPALLDAASEMENESQAEKIRHHVRDILAQGLPASAPKKRFRLESYYGLLMMDGDHMGAILSGDETTGTAITYRESFHKQVRHGFDHLAQSCPAIRDYGNQRRAVSPGRHLAISAALNDFSQHVARHVVEEEHLGRLIYAGGDDVLAVLPVADLMSCASRLRQAYSGITSENEPLDWHTVRQHPQQLHCKNGFAFLRGRLMRMMGKNATASAGLVVAHHQAPLSAVLRELRAAEKRAKEEGGRNAFAITVIKRAGGALHFTAPWGEPMALLLDTIRFLAAPTTSRRAVYHSLKWLADLPDPKTHPDILETLLGYQLARQSKGEPAKHAPLLAQRLTQIAQQQAHPKEWLENFLAIAEFLARETRMPADTSLHTGKEHAA from the coding sequence ATGAATACTGCTCGCCTTTGGCAAACCAAGCTCGCCGCCCGGCTGCACGACCCCGCGGAAAAAGCCTTGGTCCTCTTACGGGACCCCGAAGGCCACGAAAACGGGACCTCCCGAGCGCTCCGCCGCCTCATGGGCCTCGAGCAACTCGGCAGCCAGATAGACCCGGACAACGACGAAGTGCTCGCCAAGATTCTTTTTCCGCAAAGTCTTGCCAGCGATATCTACCGCCAGATCCAGCGGGCCGACTGGTGGGCAGCAGCCGCGGATCGACCGCAATGGCCCATGGAGGAACGCACCGTCACCACCAAGTCCGGGACGCAGCGCACGTTTCCAGTGGCGAACTGGGCTCAAGTCCGCTGGACCACAGCACCGATCCTCATCCATCCCCTTACCGGAGAGGAAATCGATCTCCACGCCCTCCATGATACGGACGTCTCGGACATCAAAGAGCGCGCATTCCGCCATTTTGCCGCCCTCGCCAAAGCCATCGGCGAGCGAAAGGATGAAGACGCCTGGCGCGCAACGCTCCTGGCATTCTGGCGCTTTGGCCCGGAGCTTAGCGAAGATGCCGACAACGGGAAAATGGGGGCGCTCTGGCCGCTACTTCCGGCGGACACACGGGTCCCCGACCATTCCATCTGGGAGCACCTCGACCTCACCTCGGCCTTTGCCGGTGCCTTCGCCGCAGACCCCCAGGACGATGCAGCGCTTTTGGCCCTTTCCATCGGTCCAGTACAATCCTTCATTGCTTCCGCCCGCAAACTGGACGACCTTTGGGCTGGATCCCACCTGCTGTCCCGTCTTGCCTGGGAGACCATGCGGCCCGTGGCAGAGGCGCTGGGACCGGACGCCTTCCTCTTTCCCCGGCTCCGCGGCATCGCTCTGGTGGATTTATGGCTGCGGGATGCCATGGGGTTGCCTGCCCAATTGTTTGAACAATGCGAATGGCAACGAGGAGCGAGTGACTCCAACCCGCTCTTTGCCGCAGCGCTCCCCAACCGCTTCGTTGCCCTCGTGCCCGCAAGCCGCGCCCGAGAACTGGCCGAGGCCTGCCGCGAAAGCGCACGGCAATGGATTCAGGACCGTGGCCAAGAAACCGTGCGTCGTCTCTTGACCACAGCAGGTCTCGAAGACGATCCATTCTGCCCGGCCTACGCCCAAATGCGCGAGCAGCTCTCTTCTTTTCCTGAAGTCTATTGGGCTGCCGTACCCTTCTCCCTCATTCGCTGCCGCGACCACACCAAGCAGCGCGACCTCGATCTGACCAATCTCCAGAGCGCCATGGCGCCATTTTTTGGGGAAGATTCCGGGCGCCCCTGCGGCTTCCTCAATACGGCCGCATGGAAAGTCCTCTCCCAGGCCATCGAAGTCACCAGCAATGGTCAGCAGGTGCGTTTTTTCCACCCCAACCCTGGGGTTCTCTATCCGGCAGTCTATGATCTCGCGGAACGCGTGCTCGCTGCAGCCAAAACAGCGCGCCCCTTTGATCAAAAACCGCAGACCGGGTGGAGGGAATCTCTCTGCGGCGACGTGGAATGGCTTACCACAGACAGAACCCATCTCGCCCTGCCTCCTGGCCAGCGCACCGACACTCTCTGGACGCGGATCGCCCACAAACGCCCGGCGTGGGCTCGTCAAGGGGAACATTTGGGAGGACTGGCGGCCCTCAAACGCCTGTGGCCCACACTCTTCACCCAGGAGGTGGAGCAGGCTTTAGGGAACAAAAACATCTTCCGCTACAGCGTCAGCACTCATGCCATGGCCTTGGCGCGCCAACTTGATGTTTGGCTCGAAAACGACGCCAACACCAGCGCAGCGGCCATCCCGGAAATCAAGGTCGACCCAGTGGTGCTGCCACGGGGCATGGTGCTGCGCCATAGCAAGCGGCACCCCGAGGCCCTCCAAAAGGCCCGCATCCTCCCGGCCTTGCTCGATGCAGCAAGCGAGATGGAGAACGAATCCCAAGCGGAAAAAATCCGGCATCATGTACGCGACATCCTGGCCCAAGGACTTCCGGCCTCAGCTCCCAAGAAACGCTTCCGCCTAGAAAGCTACTATGGACTTTTGATGATGGACGGCGACCATATGGGCGCCATCCTCTCCGGAGACGAGACCACCGGCACGGCCATCACCTACCGCGAGAGCTTCCACAAGCAGGTCCGACATGGCTTTGACCACCTTGCCCAAAGTTGTCCTGCGATTCGGGACTATGGGAATCAGCGCCGCGCCGTCTCCCCTGGTCGGCACCTCGCCATCTCTGCGGCCCTCAACGATTTCTCCCAACATGTGGCAAGGCACGTGGTGGAAGAAGAGCACCTCGGCCGCCTGATCTATGCTGGCGGGGACGATGTGCTGGCAGTGTTGCCGGTAGCAGATCTGATGTCTTGCGCGAGTCGCCTGCGGCAGGCGTACAGTGGGATCACCTCTGAAAACGAGCCCCTGGACTGGCACACCGTGCGGCAGCATCCCCAACAGCTCCACTGCAAAAACGGCTTTGCCTTCCTCCGCGGCCGGCTCATGCGCATGATGGGAAAAAACGCCACGGCCTCAGCGGGCTTGGTGGTGGCCCACCATCAAGCACCACTTTCCGCCGTATTGCGGGAACTGCGCGCCGCAGAAAAACGCGCCAAAGAAGAGGGCGGGCGCAACGCCTTTGCCATCACGGTGATCAAACGCGCAGGAGGGGCGCTGCATTTTACGGCCCCATGGGGTGAACCCATGGCGTTATTGCTCGACACCATCCGCTTTCTTGCGGCACCAACCACATCCCGCCGAGCAGTCTACCATAGCCTGAAGTGGCTTGCCGATCTGCCGGATCCCAAAACCCATCCCGATATTCTCGAAACACTGCTTGGGTACCAGCTTGCTCGCCAATCCAAAGGAGAGCCGGCCAAACACGCCCCCCTTCTCGCCCAACGGCTCACCCAGATTGCCCAGCAACAGGCCCATCCCAAGGAGTGGCTGGAAAACTTCCTCGCTATCGCGGAATTTCTGGCCCGAGAAACCCGCATGCCTGCGGACACATCCCTGCATACCGGTAAGGAGCACGCCGCATGA